A window of the Bacteroidota bacterium genome harbors these coding sequences:
- a CDS encoding T9SS type A sorting domain-containing protein translates to MILFSVMGLHAQRTECITDHNENIKKQNDAAYRNDRAAYENSVQQWIAAHAGNSVQSVITIPVVVHVIYKTAVQNISDNQVYSQMQVLNEDYGRTNPDTVNTPSGFQSVAANTGIQFCLAQVDPGGNATTGIEHIPTAVTSWTQNDNVKHTSLGGKDAWDPTRYFNIWVCNLGAGLLAYGEFPTGTVSQTFGAVVLYSAFGSNHTSYGTFADIMAPYDYGRSATHEVAHCFNLYHISPSNTCVDNDQVTDTPPIELFPTGGCPAYPLLDACNTVTPGAMFMNYMFYEDDNCMNLFTAGQAVRMNAVLNVAPYNSLVTSNACVPLGINSFSNENEISVTPNPSSGKFILNVKKNSGADIVVYDNYGNLVMKIDRAEVEKGIFEMDLSSMADGIYFIRMNGNEEAGGKKIIICR, encoded by the coding sequence ATGATCTTGTTTTCGGTGATGGGGCTTCACGCGCAGCGCACAGAATGCATTACCGATCACAACGAAAATATTAAAAAACAGAATGATGCTGCGTACAGGAATGATCGCGCTGCCTATGAAAATTCTGTTCAGCAATGGATCGCGGCACACGCGGGAAATTCAGTTCAGAGTGTGATCACTATTCCGGTTGTCGTTCACGTCATCTACAAAACTGCAGTACAGAATATTTCCGACAACCAGGTTTATTCGCAGATGCAGGTGCTCAATGAAGATTATGGAAGAACAAATCCCGACACTGTAAATACGCCTTCAGGATTTCAATCTGTTGCTGCGAATACAGGAATTCAATTCTGTCTTGCGCAGGTTGATCCAGGTGGAAATGCAACCACCGGTATCGAACATATTCCTACTGCTGTCACTTCATGGACGCAGAATGACAATGTAAAACATACTTCACTCGGAGGAAAAGATGCGTGGGATCCGACGCGGTATTTCAATATATGGGTTTGCAATTTAGGAGCGGGACTTCTAGCGTACGGAGAATTTCCTACGGGAACCGTGAGCCAGACATTCGGAGCGGTGGTTTTGTATTCTGCATTCGGAAGTAATCACACTTCTTACGGAACTTTTGCAGATATCATGGCGCCTTATGATTATGGAAGAAGTGCGACGCATGAAGTCGCTCATTGTTTTAATCTTTATCATATTTCGCCGAGTAACACTTGCGTGGACAATGACCAGGTGACGGATACTCCCCCGATAGAACTTTTCCCTACCGGGGGATGTCCGGCTTATCCTTTGCTTGATGCATGCAACACGGTTACTCCGGGCGCCATGTTTATGAATTATATGTTTTATGAAGATGATAACTGCATGAATTTATTTACTGCGGGGCAAGCGGTGAGAATGAATGCCGTTCTGAATGTTGCTCCTTACAATTCGCTGGTTACTTCCAATGCGTGTGTGCCACTTGGGATAAATTCTTTTTCAAATGAGAATGAAATTTCGGTTACGCCAAATCCTTCTTCCGGAAAATTTATTCTGAATGTGAAGAAGAATTCCGGTGCGGATATAGTGGTGTATGATAATTATGGAAATCTGGTAATGAAGATTGATCGCGCTGAAGTGGAGAAAGGAATATTTGAAATGGATCTTTCGTCAATGGCGGATGGAATTTATTTTATCCGGATGAATGGGAATGAAGAAGCGGGCGGTAAAAAAATTATCATTTGCCGGTAG
- the hemL gene encoding glutamate-1-semialdehyde 2,1-aminomutase translates to MKRSKSEELFSKAKKYFPGGVNSPVRAFRSVGGTPVFISKGKGSRVWDADGNEFIDYCCSWGPLILGHANEEVVNAVKKTVESGSSFGAPTELENKLAELILSNNPFIEKIRFVSSGTEAVMSAIRLARGCTQKNKILKFEGCYHGHSDSLLVKAGSGLVTFGNSSSAGVPEVFVNETIVVPLNNIKAVEEAFTKFKNEIAGVIIEPVPANNGLLLQEKSFLEFLRDITKRNNSLLIFDEVISGFRIGFTGAAGYFNIHPDIITYGKIIGGGLPVGAYGASAAVMSHISPDGNVYQAGTLSGNPVAMAAGIAQLGQCLQKDFYSSLEKKCERLVNGIRKFVSEKKYPVKIFSTASIFWLAFTDKEKISAAGEIDPASMEKFRKFYHALLEKGIYLGPSGYEVGFISSAHTEDDIDRTITAICESSELACQ, encoded by the coding sequence ATGAAACGATCGAAATCGGAAGAACTTTTTTCCAAAGCAAAAAAATATTTTCCCGGCGGAGTGAATTCTCCTGTGCGCGCATTCCGTTCGGTGGGCGGAACACCGGTATTTATTTCGAAAGGAAAGGGATCGCGTGTGTGGGATGCCGACGGAAATGAATTCATTGATTACTGTTGTTCGTGGGGGCCGCTCATTCTCGGTCATGCGAATGAAGAAGTGGTGAACGCGGTGAAAAAAACAGTGGAGAGCGGAAGTTCATTCGGTGCGCCTACGGAACTGGAAAATAAATTAGCGGAATTAATCCTGTCGAATAATCCGTTCATTGAGAAAATTCGTTTCGTCAGTTCAGGAACAGAAGCCGTGATGAGCGCGATACGCCTTGCGCGCGGATGTACCCAAAAAAATAAAATATTAAAATTCGAAGGATGTTATCATGGCCACAGCGATTCTCTTCTTGTAAAAGCAGGATCGGGGCTCGTTACGTTCGGAAATTCTTCTTCCGCGGGAGTTCCGGAAGTTTTTGTCAATGAAACCATCGTTGTCCCGTTGAATAATATCAAAGCGGTGGAAGAAGCATTTACGAAATTCAAAAATGAAATTGCAGGTGTGATCATCGAACCCGTGCCGGCGAATAACGGGTTGTTGCTACAGGAAAAAAGTTTCCTGGAATTTTTGCGCGATATCACGAAGAGAAATAATTCGCTTTTAATTTTCGACGAGGTCATTTCCGGTTTTCGAATTGGATTCACCGGCGCCGCAGGATATTTTAATATTCATCCTGACATTATCACGTACGGAAAAATAATCGGTGGCGGATTGCCGGTGGGAGCATACGGAGCTTCTGCAGCGGTGATGTCACACATTTCTCCCGATGGAAATGTGTACCAGGCAGGAACATTATCCGGCAACCCGGTAGCGATGGCAGCGGGAATTGCTCAACTGGGACAATGTCTTCAGAAAGATTTTTATTCTTCGCTCGAAAAAAAATGTGAACGACTCGTAAATGGAATCCGCAAATTTGTAAGCGAAAAAAAATATCCCGTAAAAATATTTTCCACCGCATCCATTTTCTGGCTGGCATTCACCGATAAGGAAAAAATTTCTGCCGCCGGGGAGATCGACCCCGCGTCAATGGAAAAATTCAGAAAATTCTATCACGCGCTGCTGGAAAAAGGAATTTACCTCGGCCCATCGGGATATGAGGTCGGATTTATTTCTTCAGCGCATACCGAAGACGACATTGACCGGACCATAACCGCGATCTGTGAAAGTTCAGAGTTGGCCTGCCAGTAA
- the gcvP gene encoding aminomethyl-transferring glycine dehydrogenase, with protein sequence MATDQFSRRHIGPSEQEKNEMLQAIGVSDLDQLISEVIPSGIRLKKPLAVADGISEFEYLRELEKIAAKNKIFTSCMGLGYYGTIVPPVIQRNILENPGWYTAYTPYQAEISQGRLEALLNFQTMVMDLTAMPMANASLLDEATAGAEAMTMLFANRKKDAVTRGANKFFVSEKCFPQTIDVLRTRSAPLNISIVTGDHHSFEFTGDFFGAMLQYPDIDGEITELKKFTDDAHTAGCGVAVATDLLALAMITPPGEWGADVVFGNSQRFGVPMGYGGPHAAFFATREEFKRLLPGRIIGVSVDSNGKHALRMALQTREQHIKRDKATSNICTAQALLAIMAGMYAVYHGPSGIRAIADEVHANACALATAMEKTGFIRINKNFFDTVSFQVPSGKNIDGIKKLAEAAAINFRYGKNSIHISLDQTIQDADMEKILSVFGVNEIVAAKSPNDKSIQRSGKILSHPVFNSYHSETEMMRYIKKLENKDLSLVHSMISLGSCTMKLNAAAELMPISWPAFANLHPFAPLEQAAGYKQVIDELNVALSEVTGFAAMSFQPNSGAQGEYAGLMVIRAYHASMGNSHRNLALIPSSAHGTNPASAALAGMEIIVVKCDEKGNIDVNDLREKAELNKEKLSCLMVTYPSTHGVYEESITEITSIIHQFGGQVYMDGANMNAQVGLTSPGNIGADVCHLNLHKTFAIPHGGGGPGVGPIGVAKHLVPFLPSHPLIKAGGEKGITAVSAAPFGSSLILLISYGYVKMLGGNGMTESTKAAILNANYIKEKLKGNFSTLYTNKNGRVAHEMILECSEFKRTAKVEVGDIAKRLMDYGFHAPTVSFPVHDTLMVEPTESESRAELDRFCHALIHIRKEITEIADGISDVNDNVLKNAPHTSEQTTSDNWKHSYSREKAAYPLSWVRETKFWPSVGRVDNAHGDRNLICSCLPIESYMEPASI encoded by the coding sequence ATGGCTACAGATCAATTCTCAAGACGACACATCGGCCCATCCGAACAGGAAAAAAATGAAATGCTCCAGGCGATCGGCGTTTCCGATCTTGATCAGTTGATTAGTGAAGTGATACCTTCCGGCATTCGCCTGAAAAAACCGCTTGCTGTTGCCGATGGTATCAGTGAATTTGAATACCTCCGTGAACTCGAAAAAATTGCCGCGAAGAATAAAATATTTACCAGTTGCATGGGTCTTGGTTATTATGGCACCATTGTCCCGCCGGTCATCCAGCGTAATATTCTCGAGAACCCTGGCTGGTACACCGCCTATACTCCTTACCAGGCAGAGATCTCGCAGGGGCGCCTGGAAGCATTGCTGAATTTTCAAACTATGGTAATGGATCTTACCGCGATGCCAATGGCGAATGCTTCTCTGCTCGATGAAGCCACCGCTGGAGCTGAAGCGATGACCATGCTTTTTGCGAACAGGAAAAAAGATGCAGTGACCCGCGGCGCAAATAAATTTTTTGTAAGCGAAAAATGTTTTCCTCAAACGATTGATGTGCTCCGAACTCGCTCTGCTCCTCTGAATATTTCGATTGTTACAGGCGATCATCATTCATTTGAATTCACCGGTGATTTTTTCGGAGCTATGCTGCAATATCCCGATATCGACGGAGAAATTACGGAACTAAAAAAATTTACAGATGATGCGCATACTGCCGGTTGTGGTGTTGCTGTTGCAACAGATCTTCTCGCACTCGCGATGATCACTCCTCCCGGGGAATGGGGCGCTGATGTGGTATTCGGAAATTCACAGCGATTCGGTGTGCCCATGGGATATGGCGGACCTCACGCCGCTTTTTTTGCAACGCGTGAAGAATTCAAACGTCTTTTGCCGGGAAGGATCATTGGCGTTTCTGTCGACAGCAATGGAAAACATGCGTTGAGAATGGCGCTTCAAACGAGAGAGCAACACATCAAGCGCGATAAAGCAACATCGAATATCTGCACGGCGCAGGCATTGCTTGCGATCATGGCGGGAATGTATGCCGTGTATCACGGTCCTTCCGGCATACGCGCGATCGCTGACGAGGTGCATGCCAACGCGTGTGCGCTTGCAACTGCAATGGAAAAAACAGGATTCATCCGCATCAATAAAAATTTCTTCGACACGGTTTCTTTCCAGGTTCCTTCCGGAAAAAATATCGATGGAATAAAAAAATTGGCAGAAGCTGCGGCAATTAATTTCCGCTATGGAAAAAATTCAATTCACATCAGTCTCGATCAAACCATCCAGGATGCTGATATGGAAAAGATTCTTTCTGTCTTCGGGGTGAATGAAATTGTTGCTGCAAAATCTCCGAATGATAAATCGATCCAGCGTTCCGGAAAAATTCTTTCGCATCCTGTTTTCAATTCTTATCATTCGGAAACAGAGATGATGCGTTACATAAAAAAATTAGAGAACAAAGATCTTTCACTGGTACATTCCATGATTTCACTCGGATCCTGCACCATGAAACTGAATGCCGCCGCCGAACTGATGCCGATCTCCTGGCCTGCATTTGCAAATCTGCATCCGTTTGCTCCGTTGGAACAAGCAGCAGGATATAAGCAGGTAATTGATGAATTGAATGTTGCACTGAGTGAGGTCACCGGTTTTGCGGCAATGTCATTCCAACCTAATTCCGGTGCGCAGGGAGAATATGCAGGTCTTATGGTGATCCGCGCTTATCATGCATCGATGGGAAATTCACATCGCAACCTGGCGCTTATTCCTTCTTCTGCTCACGGAACAAATCCTGCTTCTGCTGCATTGGCAGGAATGGAAATAATAGTGGTGAAATGTGATGAGAAAGGAAATATAGATGTGAATGATCTGCGTGAAAAAGCAGAATTGAATAAGGAAAAACTGAGTTGCCTCATGGTAACTTATCCTTCCACTCACGGCGTTTATGAAGAATCGATCACCGAGATCACATCCATCATCCATCAATTCGGCGGACAGGTTTATATGGACGGTGCGAATATGAATGCGCAGGTTGGATTAACGAGTCCCGGAAATATCGGGGCCGATGTTTGTCATTTGAATTTGCATAAAACATTTGCAATTCCACATGGCGGTGGTGGTCCGGGTGTGGGTCCCATAGGCGTTGCAAAACATCTCGTTCCTTTTCTTCCATCACATCCGCTGATAAAAGCGGGTGGAGAAAAAGGAATAACAGCGGTATCGGCTGCTCCATTCGGAAGTTCACTCATCCTTCTGATTTCTTATGGCTATGTGAAAATGCTGGGAGGAAACGGAATGACGGAATCCACAAAAGCTGCCATCCTAAATGCAAATTACATCAAAGAAAAACTGAAGGGGAATTTCTCGACACTTTATACCAATAAGAATGGACGCGTTGCGCACGAGATGATCCTTGAATGTAGCGAATTCAAACGCACAGCGAAAGTAGAAGTAGGTGATATAGCAAAACGATTGATGGATTATGGATTTCATGCGCCCACAGTTTCTTTTCCGGTGCACGATACATTGATGGTGGAACCCACGGAAAGCGAATCGCGCGCAGAACTCGATCGTTTTTGCCATGCGCTTATCCATATCAGGAAAGAGATCACCGAGATCGCTGATGGAATTTCGGATGTGAATGATAATGTGCTTAAAAATGCACCTCATACTTCAGAGCAAACTACTTCCGATAACTGGAAGCATTCCTATTCACGGGAGAAAGCTGCTTACCCGCTGAGTTGGGTAAGAGAAACAAAATTCTGGCCATCCGTAGGAAGAGTAGATAATGCTCATGGCGACCGCAACCTCATCTGTTCGTGCCTTCCCATCGAGTCTTACATGGAGCCGGCCAGCATTTGA
- a CDS encoding T9SS type A sorting domain-containing protein has translation MKKIYTTLAILGLAGAMTAQQSNRVGLPNPGVPVAINPNVHTQAIGDSLLFTDAEYWYVNPTDAPTFTIATEDIDGLALASGYASAGYSQSWGVFYSLLTDGSTFDFHEAYEAPTDTAFTLYAVSWFSSPAQADNWLEFGPITIPATGAHIAWTEKCNPAYRDGYSVLLSTTGMANYTDFTNPAIYTRADAYPSPTEAMDTIWQLKTVDIPASMNGMPIYFAYHHTAFDMDVLYIDDINVIEGPLGVASASSELSIGQNYPNPANASTTISYSLTKNSDVVFNVYNATGALVYTENMNNSAAGSHKFDLNTSNYANGLYSYTFTVNGMNYTRKFSVQN, from the coding sequence ATGAAAAAAATCTACACTACCCTTGCTATTCTTGGACTGGCGGGAGCAATGACCGCACAGCAGAGCAATCGCGTAGGACTTCCAAATCCTGGAGTTCCGGTTGCCATCAATCCTAATGTTCATACCCAGGCTATCGGAGATAGTTTATTGTTCACCGATGCAGAATATTGGTATGTGAATCCTACTGATGCTCCAACTTTCACTATCGCTACAGAAGATATTGACGGGCTAGCGCTTGCATCAGGATACGCTTCTGCAGGATACTCTCAGTCATGGGGCGTTTTCTACAGCCTTCTCACTGACGGATCTACTTTCGATTTCCATGAGGCGTATGAAGCACCAACTGATACTGCATTCACACTTTACGCGGTGTCTTGGTTTTCATCACCGGCACAAGCTGACAACTGGCTTGAGTTCGGACCGATCACCATTCCTGCAACCGGTGCGCACATCGCATGGACAGAAAAATGCAATCCTGCTTATCGTGACGGATATTCTGTTCTGTTGAGCACAACAGGTATGGCCAACTATACCGATTTTACCAATCCGGCAATTTATACACGTGCAGATGCTTATCCTTCTCCTACAGAAGCAATGGATACTATCTGGCAATTGAAAACGGTTGATATTCCTGCTTCAATGAATGGTATGCCAATTTATTTCGCTTACCATCACACTGCATTTGATATGGACGTTCTTTACATTGATGACATCAATGTGATCGAAGGACCATTGGGAGTTGCATCTGCTTCTTCAGAACTTTCGATCGGGCAGAACTATCCTAATCCGGCTAATGCTTCAACTACGATCAGCTACTCTCTTACCAAAAACAGCGACGTGGTGTTCAACGTTTACAATGCAACAGGTGCTCTCGTTTATACCGAGAATATGAATAACTCTGCTGCAGGATCGCATAAATTCGATCTGAACACTTCCAACTATGCAAATGGACTTTATTCCTACACTTTCACAGTGAATGGCATGAATTACACGCGTAAGTTTTCTGTTCAGAATTAA
- a CDS encoding T9SS type A sorting domain-containing protein produces MKKIYTLVVLAAGIFTGVNAQQILNAGQNPQHAARQIRMKPGTVHSSARTVDPNVTPQNWSGWITYADAKDNDWGGGVSVLNANYLFPDSNVLGNFGTWDYVWIHSLGDVLDVASPSLNNYYGPINGYAMSRTDAYSIDSMEIVYSYARNYSNPGVVDTLIVYLYSNGTSANLYNNGFIGSTAANYGTDTVTFKGMHYNGAVNMPSQSSTSYVMPTGMVTFKLPLTIADTSVTYWGAKDFSTNGFSVPAGKLAAVGVDFKPGYPYSTGDTLDTQLNSFYFASYEEGGANTYPLYLDCNYQASSCDYGCSFITRTQERYNETGNSWNGNYIPKYAFTQAYSLENHLFSYKITTPPTGIASYTAPGLSLGQNYPNPANGNTMVNYSIADAGNIVVTVCDVTGQQVMIFNEGHKAAGNYQLEMNTQNLNAGVYFYTLNVDGKQTTRRMIVAQ; encoded by the coding sequence ATGAAGAAAATCTACACTCTTGTTGTACTTGCAGCAGGAATTTTCACCGGCGTGAATGCGCAGCAGATCCTCAATGCAGGACAGAATCCTCAACACGCAGCACGCCAGATCCGGATGAAACCCGGAACTGTTCACAGTAGTGCGCGCACTGTTGACCCGAATGTAACTCCACAGAACTGGTCGGGTTGGATCACTTATGCCGATGCAAAAGACAATGACTGGGGCGGAGGAGTATCCGTCCTCAATGCAAATTATCTTTTCCCTGATTCAAATGTTCTAGGAAATTTCGGAACATGGGATTACGTGTGGATCCATAGTCTTGGCGATGTTCTCGACGTGGCTTCTCCATCGTTGAATAATTATTATGGGCCTATCAATGGTTACGCAATGTCGCGTACTGATGCGTATTCGATCGATTCAATGGAGATCGTTTATTCATACGCCCGTAATTATTCCAATCCCGGTGTTGTGGATACACTCATCGTTTATTTGTACAGCAATGGCACATCAGCCAATCTTTACAATAATGGTTTCATCGGTTCTACTGCTGCGAATTACGGAACAGATACCGTAACATTCAAAGGAATGCATTATAACGGAGCAGTGAATATGCCTTCACAATCTTCTACTTCTTATGTAATGCCCACCGGTATGGTAACCTTCAAACTTCCTCTTACCATTGCCGATACTTCTGTTACTTATTGGGGTGCGAAAGATTTCAGCACAAATGGATTCTCTGTTCCCGCTGGAAAACTTGCAGCAGTTGGCGTTGATTTCAAACCCGGCTATCCTTATTCAACCGGCGATACACTCGACACACAACTCAATTCATTCTACTTTGCTTCTTATGAAGAAGGCGGAGCGAATACCTATCCACTGTATCTCGACTGCAATTACCAGGCATCTTCTTGTGATTACGGATGTTCTTTCATCACACGTACGCAAGAGCGTTACAACGAAACCGGAAATTCCTGGAATGGAAATTATATTCCGAAATATGCTTTCACGCAGGCGTATTCGCTGGAGAATCACCTCTTCTCTTACAAGATCACTACTCCTCCTACTGGTATCGCTTCGTATACTGCACCCGGACTTTCACTCGGGCAGAATTATCCGAATCCTGCCAATGGAAACACGATGGTGAATTATTCCATTGCGGATGCAGGCAATATTGTTGTTACCGTGTGTGATGTTACAGGGCAGCAGGTGATGATTTTCAATGAAGGCCACAAAGCTGCAGGAAATTATCAGCTCGAAATGAATACACAGAATCTGAATGCAGGTGTTTATTTCTACACGCTTAACGTGGATGGAAAACAAACAACACGCCGCATGATCGTTGCACAATAA
- a CDS encoding ABC transporter ATP-binding protein gives MIEVKHLSKSFGEKVVLRDFSFTFEEGKSNLIIGESGTGKSVLIKCMTGLIQPDEGQVLFDGKDFLRLDFNARKEIRQQIGMLFQGGALFDSMTVDENVKFPLSMFTQMSESDKDDRANFCLARVNLSNVGKLYPAELSGGMKKRVAIARAIAMNPKYLFCDEPNSGLDPLGSILIDELIKEITEEFHITTVVITHDMNSVLEIGDRIAFLHKGDKAWEGTKSEVLRSDNKILSDFVYANKFLKAFRERLEKGG, from the coding sequence ATGATAGAAGTAAAGCATCTGAGCAAATCGTTCGGGGAAAAAGTGGTCCTCCGCGATTTTTCTTTTACGTTCGAAGAAGGAAAATCCAATCTTATCATTGGCGAATCCGGAACCGGAAAATCAGTATTGATAAAATGTATGACGGGATTGATCCAGCCGGATGAAGGGCAGGTTCTCTTTGACGGAAAAGATTTTCTTCGTCTTGATTTCAATGCACGGAAAGAGATCCGCCAGCAAATAGGAATGCTGTTCCAGGGTGGCGCACTGTTCGATTCGATGACGGTTGATGAGAATGTAAAATTCCCGCTGTCTATGTTCACTCAAATGTCAGAAAGTGACAAAGATGATCGTGCAAATTTTTGCCTTGCCCGCGTGAATCTTTCAAACGTAGGGAAACTTTATCCGGCGGAACTTTCGGGCGGAATGAAAAAACGGGTTGCGATTGCACGTGCAATTGCCATGAATCCGAAATATCTTTTCTGTGATGAACCTAACTCCGGTCTGGATCCACTTGGGTCAATTCTCATTGACGAATTGATCAAAGAGATCACGGAAGAATTTCACATTACCACCGTGGTCATAACGCACGATATGAATTCGGTACTGGAGATCGGAGACAGGATCGCATTCCTTCACAAAGGAGACAAAGCGTGGGAAGGAACTAAAAGTGAAGTGCTGCGCTCCGACAATAAAATTCTTTCTGATTTTGTTTATGCCAATAAATTCCTTAAAGCTTTCCGCGAAAGATTGGAGAAAGGCGGATAA